From the Carassius gibelio isolate Cgi1373 ecotype wild population from Czech Republic chromosome B25, carGib1.2-hapl.c, whole genome shotgun sequence genome, one window contains:
- the LOC128013745 gene encoding ras association domain-containing protein 8-like → MELKVWVDGVVRVVCGLSEETSCQDVVIALAQAIGQTGRYVLIQKLRDTERQLLANERPLESLAKLGQHSSEVQFFLRRTGPSSSEEQSLHNRTLPHSKPSTSELKRGLPKKSFTFNLGPSSSPHVKTKDSRITPSPEQRASPDPHTQYLPGPSKEEVLQHVLQQREQLRALESHLLAVDKECKTWEESSAEESSLQAEMEVLEKTLWRNQQELVDEEFWEEELRIETERERGMKRWIGELHAKLDDCGQKLHEFNTRAMQLEEDIQKEMLQVDILPDQSNSKDSLGAVEADLQSRQKQGEELKAELLELEKALGRAETLLKAKQEEVEELNKELRQCNLQQFIKQAGALPTPTQPHTDLSEHPEQLDLTQQQHDTHKDSDSPPCPSVKQFVGHPRSLQRPLVSGLNPEVLTSRESSWR, encoded by the exons ATGGAGCTGAAAGTTTGGGTGGATGGAGTTGTACGAGTGGTTTGCGGCTTGTCAGAAGAGACATCATGTCAGGACGTAGTCATTGCACTCGCCCAAGCCATTG GCCAGACGGGTCGTTATGTTCTCATTCAGAAACTGAGGGACACCGAGCGCCAATTACTGGCCAATGAGCGCCCACTGGAGTCCCTGGCCAAACTGGGCCAACACAGCAGCGAGGTGCAGTTCTTCCTGCGGCGGACCGGTCCCAGTAGCAGTGAAGAGCAAAGTCTGCACAACCGCACCCTCCCTCACTCCAAGCCGTCCACATCAGAACTCAAACGGGGTTTGCCGAAGAAATCTTTCACTTTTAACTTGGGCCCCTCCAGTTCCCCCCATGTGAAAACTAAAGACTCTCGTATAACACCCTCTCCTGAACAGAGGGCGTCCCCAGATCCACACACCCAGTATCTTCCGGGCCCATCTAAAGAGGAGGTGCTCCAGCATGTTCTCCAGCAGCGGGAGCAGCTACGTGCCCTCGAGTCCCATTTGTTGGCTGTGGACAAGGAATGCAAGACTTGGGAAGAGTCATCTGCTGAAGAGTCATCCCTGCAGGCAGAGATGGAAGTTTTGGAGAAGACCCTGTGGAGGAACCAGCAGGAGTTGGTGGACGAGGAGTTCTGGGAGGAGGAACTAAGGATAGAGACCGAAAGGGAGCGTGGGATGAAGCGGTGGATAGGAGAGCTGCATGCTAAACTGGATGATTGCGGACAAAAGTTGCACGAATTCAACACTCGCGCCATGCAGCTTGAAGAGGACATTCAGAAAGAAATGCTACAGGTGGACATCTTGCCCGACCAGTCCAATTCAAAAGACTCTTTGGGGGCAGTCGAGGCTGATCTTCAAAGTCGACAAAAGCAGGGGGAGGAATTGAAGGCGGAGCTTTTAGAGCTTGAGAAGGCTTTGGGGAGGGCGGAGACTCTGCTGAAG GCTAAGCAGGAGGAAGTGGAGGAGTTGAATAAAGAGCTGAGACAGTGCAATTTACAACAGTTTATCAAGCAGGCTGGAGCCCTGCCTACTCCAACTCAACCCCACACAGACCTCAGTGAACACCCAGAACAACTGGACCTGACTCAACAACAGCACGACACACACAAAGACAGCG ATTCGCCCCCATGTCCCTCTGTCAAGCAGTTCGTGGGTCACCCGCGCAGCCTGCAGCGCCCCCTGGTGTCCGGCCTGAACCCTGagg TCCTGACTTCACGAGAATCGTCTTGGCGGTAA